Proteins encoded within one genomic window of Conchiformibius steedae:
- the mraY gene encoding phospho-N-acetylmuramoyl-pentapeptide-transferase produces the protein MFIWLAQVLDDWIKAFNVVQYTTFRAVMAALTALAFSLLLGPWSIRKLTALKVGQAVRTDGPQSHLIKNGTPTMGGALILAAIAVSTLLWSNLENRYIWILLGVMLATGALGFYDDWRKVVYKDPNGVSARFKMVWQSAVALAAGVALFSLLADGSYITDPKNAADSAVAANRILIIPYLKMLLLPLGAVGFVVLSYLTIVGTSNAVNLTDGLDGLAAFPVVLVAAGLAVFAYVGGHSEFARYLVLPYVPGANEVVVFCAAMCGACLGFLWFNAYPAQVFMGDVGALALGAALGTVAVIIRQEVVLVIMGGLFVVEALSVMIQVAWYKKTGKRIFLMAPIHHHFEQKGWKETQVVVRFWIITIVLVLVGLSSLKLR, from the coding sequence ATGTTTATCTGGCTGGCACAAGTTCTTGACGATTGGATTAAAGCGTTTAACGTGGTGCAATACACCACTTTCCGCGCGGTAATGGCGGCGCTTACCGCCTTGGCGTTCAGCCTGTTATTGGGACCGTGGTCCATACGCAAGCTCACGGCATTGAAAGTGGGACAGGCAGTCCGCACTGATGGTCCGCAAAGCCATTTGATTAAAAACGGTACGCCTACCATGGGCGGTGCTTTGATTTTAGCCGCGATTGCCGTTTCCACGCTGCTGTGGTCCAATTTGGAAAACCGCTATATTTGGATTTTGCTGGGGGTAATGCTGGCGACAGGCGCGTTGGGTTTTTATGACGACTGGCGCAAGGTGGTGTACAAAGACCCCAACGGCGTATCGGCGCGGTTTAAAATGGTGTGGCAGTCGGCGGTGGCGTTGGCAGCGGGGGTGGCGTTGTTTTCGCTGTTGGCAGACGGCAGCTACATCACCGACCCGAAAAATGCCGCCGACAGCGCGGTGGCTGCCAACCGTATTCTGATTATCCCTTATTTGAAAATGCTGCTGCTGCCTTTGGGCGCGGTGGGTTTTGTGGTTTTGTCGTATTTAACCATTGTCGGTACGTCTAATGCGGTAAATTTAACCGACGGTTTGGACGGCTTGGCGGCGTTCCCTGTGGTGCTGGTGGCAGCGGGTTTGGCGGTGTTTGCCTATGTGGGCGGACACAGCGAGTTTGCCCGTTATCTGGTGCTGCCTTATGTACCAGGTGCCAACGAAGTGGTGGTATTTTGTGCGGCGATGTGTGGTGCGTGTTTGGGCTTTTTGTGGTTTAACGCTTACCCCGCGCAGGTGTTTATGGGCGATGTGGGCGCATTGGCATTGGGTGCGGCATTGGGTACGGTGGCGGTGATTATCCGTCAGGAAGTGGTGCTGGTGATTATGGGCGGTTTGTTTGTGGTGGAAGCCTTGTCGGTAATGATTCAGGTGGCGTGGTATAAAAAAACGGGCAAACGGATTTTTCTGATGGCACCGATTCACCATCATTTTGAACAAAAAGGTTGGAAAGAAACGCAGGTGGTGGTGCGTTTTTGGATTATCACCATTGTGCTGGTGCTGGTGGGATTGAGTTCGCTTAAATTGCGCTGA
- the murD gene encoding UDP-N-acetylmuramoyl-L-alanine--D-glutamate ligase, with protein sequence MDLHNQTVLVAGLGGTGMASVRWCVAQGMDVAAYDARVSPERAAQWAGEFPNVPLLSGSLAEALAGRDVLLLSPGISRRRAEIIQFEQQGGCVSGDVAVLAEVLRDRPDRILAITGSNGKTTVTSLIGHLCQACGCDTVVAGNIGTPVLAALQDRNGKNADFWVLELSSFQLETTPDLNAAAAVCLNVSEDHLDRYDDLLDYARAKDAIFNGSGVQVLNADDPFCRAMKRAGREQRWFSTEGNSGYFIDEQTGALCCDGEVLLMPEQIPLQGRHNAANVLAALAVCEAVGLPRASLLAAVQTFQGLPHRVQKIAEKSGVNYIDDSKGTNVGATVAAMAGLPEKIVLIAGGQGKGQDFSPLREEVRRKARAVMLIGADADKVAAALADCGVPLHFCADLPEAVQRAAAAAHTGDTVLLSPACASLDMFDSYAHRGKVFAEAVNHLPD encoded by the coding sequence ATGGATTTGCACAATCAAACCGTTTTGGTGGCGGGCTTGGGCGGGACAGGCATGGCAAGCGTGCGCTGGTGTGTGGCACAAGGCATGGACGTTGCCGCTTATGATGCCCGCGTCAGCCCCGAACGCGCCGCGCAATGGGCAGGCGAATTTCCCAATGTACCGTTATTATCAGGCAGTTTGGCAGAGGCGCTGGCAGGACGTGATGTGTTGCTGCTCAGCCCCGGCATCAGCCGCCGCCGCGCCGAGATTATCCAATTTGAACAACAAGGCGGATGTGTCAGCGGCGATGTTGCCGTATTAGCCGAAGTGTTGCGCGACCGTCCCGACCGCATTCTTGCCATCACAGGTAGCAACGGCAAGACCACCGTAACCAGCCTAATCGGGCATCTGTGCCAAGCCTGCGGCTGCGATACCGTTGTCGCAGGCAATATCGGTACGCCCGTGCTGGCGGCTTTGCAAGACCGAAACGGCAAAAACGCCGATTTTTGGGTGTTGGAACTGTCCAGTTTTCAATTGGAAACCACCCCCGATTTAAACGCCGCCGCCGCCGTGTGCCTGAATGTGTCGGAAGACCATTTAGACCGTTACGATGATTTGCTGGATTATGCCCGCGCCAAAGATGCCATCTTTAACGGCAGCGGCGTACAGGTATTGAATGCAGACGACCCGTTTTGCCGTGCCATGAAGCGGGCAGGGCGCGAGCAGCGATGGTTTTCCACCGAAGGCAATAGCGGCTATTTTATTGACGAACAAACAGGCGCATTGTGTTGCGATGGCGAAGTTTTACTGATGCCCGAACAAATCCCCCTGCAAGGTCGCCACAACGCCGCCAATGTTTTGGCAGCGTTAGCCGTGTGCGAAGCCGTAGGACTGCCACGTGCCAGCTTGCTTGCCGCCGTGCAAACCTTTCAAGGCTTGCCCCACCGTGTACAAAAAATCGCCGAAAAATCAGGCGTAAACTATATTGACGACAGCAAAGGCACAAACGTGGGCGCAACCGTGGCAGCGATGGCGGGTTTGCCCGAAAAAATCGTTTTGATTGCAGGCGGGCAGGGCAAAGGTCAGGATTTTTCGCCGCTGCGTGAAGAAGTGCGCCGCAAAGCCCGCGCCGTGATGCTGATTGGCGCAGATGCCGACAAAGTCGCGGCTGCCTTGGCAGACTGCGGTGTACCGCTGCATTTTTGCGCCGATTTGCCCGAAGCCGTACAACGCGCCGCCGCCGCTGCCCACACAGGCGATACCGTGCTGCTCAGTCCCGCCTGTGCCAGCTTGGATATGTTTGACAGCTATGCCCACCGTGGCAAAGTGTTTGCCGAAGCGGTAAACCACTTGCCCGATTAA
- a CDS encoding class I SAM-dependent methyltransferase, with the protein MNDKGYIFSDDWFSHNLPALEPLLDHLQPQRILEIGSYEGRSACYFVEKALQYQDKVQIYCVDTWLGGREHIGKHDMNVAENRFDHNLKLAGAHFPQAEIIKHKSTSQTAMMTLCVQGWENYFDFVYVDGSHEAPDVLADALLAHRLVRAGGVIAFDDYLWSPLPDGEQDHYLLVKPAVDAYVNAFQRKVRVLQGLPAYQLYVQKLAD; encoded by the coding sequence ATGAACGACAAAGGCTATATTTTTTCAGATGACTGGTTTAGCCACAACCTACCCGCACTGGAACCGCTGTTAGACCACTTGCAACCCCAACGGATTTTGGAAATCGGCTCTTACGAAGGGCGTTCGGCGTGTTATTTTGTAGAAAAAGCCCTGCAATATCAGGATAAAGTGCAAATTTATTGCGTGGATACATGGTTAGGTGGGCGCGAACACATCGGCAAACACGATATGAATGTGGCAGAAAACCGTTTTGACCACAATCTCAAACTGGCTGGCGCACATTTTCCACAAGCAGAAATCATTAAACACAAAAGCACTTCCCAAACCGCCATGATGACTTTGTGTGTGCAAGGCTGGGAAAATTATTTTGATTTTGTTTATGTAGATGGTTCGCACGAAGCCCCTGATGTGTTGGCAGATGCTTTGCTGGCACACCGTTTGGTGCGTGCAGGTGGTGTGATTGCTTTTGACGATTATTTGTGGTCGCCGCTGCCCGATGGCGAGCAAGACCATTATCTGCTGGTGAAACCTGCGGTAGATGCTTATGTGAACGCTTTTCAAAGAAAAGTGAGGGTATTGCAGGGTTTGCCTGCGTATCAGCTTTATGTACAAAAGTTGGCGGATTGA
- the metX gene encoding homoserine O-succinyltransferase MetX, giving the protein MSVHSHSIITPQIIDFNAPFTLQNGQVLPHFSLAVETYGTLNADKNNAVLICHALSGDHHVAGRHHPDDRYAGWWDNMVGSGKPIDTDKFFVVGVNNLGGCAGSTGPLSPHPSGEGSYGADFPMVTVRDWVRSQALLADHFGINQWAAVVGGSLGGMQALQWTLEYPERIRHALVIASSPRLSAQNIAFNDVARQAIITDPDFHGGHYARHHVLPKRGLRIARMMGHITYLAEYGLGHKFGRQRRRPDYQYHYDIEFEVESYLRHQGDKFSGRFDANSYLLMTKALDYFDPAAEYGHDLQKALSRVQARFFVASFSSDWRFSPSRSHELVKALIGARKSVQYIEVESHHGHDAFLMEDPPYINAVRAYMQNIETSS; this is encoded by the coding sequence ATGTCCGTTCACAGCCACAGCATCATCACCCCACAGATTATTGATTTTAACGCGCCCTTTACCCTGCAAAACGGACAGGTTTTGCCGCATTTTTCGCTGGCGGTGGAAACCTACGGCACACTGAATGCCGACAAAAACAACGCCGTTTTGATTTGCCATGCCCTTTCGGGCGACCACCACGTTGCAGGACGACATCACCCAGATGACCGCTACGCAGGTTGGTGGGACAATATGGTCGGTTCGGGCAAGCCCATTGATACCGATAAATTTTTTGTTGTCGGTGTCAATAACTTGGGCGGTTGCGCGGGCAGTACGGGACCTTTGTCGCCCCACCCTTCAGGCGAAGGCAGCTACGGCGCAGATTTCCCTATGGTAACCGTGCGCGACTGGGTACGCAGCCAAGCCCTGCTTGCCGACCATTTCGGCATCAACCAATGGGCAGCAGTGGTGGGTGGCAGTTTAGGCGGTATGCAAGCCCTGCAATGGACATTGGAATACCCCGAACGCATCCGCCACGCCCTTGTTATCGCCTCATCGCCGCGCTTGAGCGCCCAAAACATCGCCTTTAACGACGTTGCCCGCCAAGCCATTATTACCGACCCCGATTTTCACGGCGGACACTACGCCCGCCATCACGTCCTGCCCAAACGCGGCTTACGCATTGCCCGCATGATGGGACACATTACCTATTTGGCAGAATACGGACTCGGACACAAATTCGGACGACAACGCCGTCGCCCCGATTATCAATATCACTACGATATTGAATTTGAAGTAGAAAGCTATTTGCGCCATCAAGGCGATAAATTTTCAGGGCGTTTTGATGCCAATTCCTACCTGCTGATGACCAAAGCCCTAGACTATTTTGACCCTGCCGCCGAATACGGACACGACCTGCAAAAAGCCCTGTCCCGCGTACAAGCCCGTTTTTTCGTTGCCAGCTTCAGCAGCGACTGGCGTTTTTCGCCCTCGCGTTCGCACGAACTGGTCAAAGCCCTGATTGGCGCACGCAAGTCCGTTCAATATATTGAAGTGGAATCCCACCACGGACACGATGCCTTTTTAATGGAAGACCCACCTTATATCAACGCCGTACGCGCCTATATGCAAAACATTGAAACCTCATCATGA
- a CDS encoding CNP1-like family protein, whose translation MYRFALLLALCCGFARADVPADDAPNQEETAAAEEAALPPVPDPDGRGWFDLYVSPTHRGKPTILLDSIHTAADNSIHYIINRRSSAGSDNVSLEAMMCLGDEEWLGSDGAKYRILAFADLGNDSWVVPRRSDWQITGNKLTATDPLRQVLYDNLCTEGKAKNDEELRRRIRRGAGYMIQKDYSK comes from the coding sequence ATGTACCGTTTTGCCCTATTGCTGGCGTTGTGCTGCGGTTTTGCCCGCGCCGATGTGCCTGCCGATGATGCCCCCAATCAAGAAGAAACCGCCGCTGCCGAAGAAGCTGCCTTGCCTCCCGTTCCCGACCCCGACGGGCGCGGTTGGTTTGACTTATACGTTTCCCCCACCCACCGTGGCAAACCCACCATTTTGCTCGACAGCATTCACACCGCCGCCGACAACAGCATTCACTACATCATTAACCGCCGCTCGTCCGCAGGCAGCGACAACGTCAGCTTGGAAGCCATGATGTGCTTGGGTGATGAAGAATGGCTCGGTTCGGACGGTGCCAAATACCGCATTCTTGCCTTTGCCGATTTGGGTAACGACAGCTGGGTTGTCCCCCGCCGCAGCGACTGGCAGATTACGGGCAACAAACTCACTGCCACCGACCCGCTGCGCCAAGTGCTGTACGACAACTTGTGTACCGAAGGCAAAGCCAAAAACGATGAAGAACTGCGCCGCCGCATCCGCCGCGGTGCGGGCTATATGATTCAAAAAGACTATTCCAAATAA
- a CDS encoding PepSY domain-containing protein, which translates to MKLFSVIAVTAAVCTAQIATAAPAPKQGKHLTAQQASAIAVKRAGGGRVTDIDRKRGYYEVDVYRKGVKYEIRVNAANGRAVITDTDRDDD; encoded by the coding sequence ATGAAACTGTTTTCTGTCATCGCCGTTACCGCTGCCGTATGCACCGCCCAAATCGCCACCGCTGCCCCTGCACCCAAACAGGGCAAACACCTGACCGCTCAACAGGCTTCCGCCATTGCGGTTAAACGTGCCGGCGGCGGACGTGTAACCGATATTGACCGCAAACGCGGTTATTATGAAGTAGATGTGTACCGCAAAGGCGTGAAATACGAAATTCGTGTGAATGCGGCAAACGGTCGTGCCGTGATTACCGATACCGACCGCGACGATGATTAA
- a CDS encoding DUF3683 domain-containing protein, translating to MTTTRIREIPYNYTSFSDREIICRLLGNAAWDTLQSLRSQRKTGRSARMLFEVLGDMWAVQRNPYLIDDLLEHPKRRAALVREMRHRLGEIRKRRDDNSEVLKLIQAAESAVNRFEDGFAATELKRRQILNRLSKITAKHNIMFDGLARVSHVTDATDWRVEYPFVVINPDTEAEIAPLVRALIELDLTIIPRGGGTGYTGGAIPLDAMSAVINTEKLDRHHGAEYVALAGLEGTHPIIRCGAGVVTRRVEEAAHAAKLVFAVDPTSADASCVGGNIAMNAGGKKAVLWGTALDNLAWWKMVNPQGEWLKIERVNHNFGKIHDQETAIFDVHTLREDGETIAKTERLEIAGSRFRKEGLGKDVTDKFLSGLPGVQKEGTDGIITSAAFVLHKMPAHTRTVCMEFFGTVANATPSIVEVRDFILGHPSVRLAGLEHLDWRYVRAVGYATKAAGRGRPKMVLLADVVSDNEADVQAAAEQIVELARARDGDGFIAVSPEARKTFWLDRSRTAAIARHTNAFKINEDVVIPLENLGGYSDGIERINIELSIQNKLKLCDALIPYLSGSLPVEQLGTDLPKSELLGDRAKHALAHVQTVRERWQWLLDNMDLPLADYQNRYGAQAFADPAANPAESCFTAFRDFRLRVSVKEDVMKPLAEIFSGSADAKIMAGLGKIHAAVVRQRVFVALHMHAGDGNVHTNIPVNSDDYEMLQTAHRAVARIMDLARSLNGVISGEHGIGITKLEFLSDEEMQPFWDYKQKVDPHGSFNRHKLMKGSDLRHAYTPSFELMGFESLIMEQSALGGITHAVKDCLRCGKCKPVCSTHVPRANLLYSPRNKILGVGLLAEAFLYEEQTRRGVSLKHFDELGNIGDHCTVCHRCVKPCPVKIDFGDVTVDIRHFLKQSGKQSFSPAAAAGMALLNAKDPRAVKLLRQAVAKGGFKLQNFAYELGQKFPLGTEKQKEAPKATTRKTPVREQIVHFINRPLPRHIPIKTARALLDIEDAKTVPIIRNPALPEDAEAVFYFPGCGSERLFSQVGLATQAMLYHAGVQTVLPPGYLCCGYPQNAGGDKARAEQIVTDNRVLFHRMANTLNYLDIKTVVVSCGTCYDSLAEYRFEDIFPDCRIVDIHEFLLEKGIKLDGVQGRQYLYHNPCHSPIKTMDATQLAGELMGKNVIASDRCCGESGMFAVKRPDIASQVKFRKQEEIAKNLAALPENERGDVKMLTSCPACLQGLSRYTDDNNLPADYIVVEMAKYILGENWQDEFVAHTQNGGIERVLL from the coding sequence ATGACCACCACCCGCATCCGCGAAATCCCCTATAACTACACCTCTTTTTCCGACCGCGAAATCATCTGCCGCCTATTGGGCAATGCCGCGTGGGACACCCTGCAAAGTTTGCGTTCGCAGCGCAAAACGGGGCGTTCCGCGCGGATGTTGTTTGAAGTGTTGGGCGATATGTGGGCGGTACAGCGCAACCCCTATTTGATTGACGATTTGCTCGAACACCCCAAACGCCGCGCCGCACTGGTGCGTGAAATGCGCCACCGTTTGGGCGAAATCCGCAAACGCCGCGACGACAACAGCGAAGTGTTAAAACTGATTCAGGCAGCTGAAAGCGCAGTCAACCGTTTTGAAGACGGCTTTGCCGCCACCGAACTCAAACGCCGCCAAATCCTCAACCGTTTAAGCAAAATCACCGCCAAACACAATATTATGTTTGACGGCTTGGCGCGGGTGAGCCACGTTACCGATGCGACAGACTGGCGCGTGGAATATCCCTTTGTGGTGATTAACCCCGATACTGAAGCCGAAATCGCCCCTTTGGTACGCGCCCTGATTGAATTGGATTTAACCATTATCCCGCGCGGCGGCGGTACGGGTTACACGGGTGGCGCGATTCCTTTGGACGCGATGAGCGCGGTCATCAATACCGAAAAATTAGACCGTCATCACGGCGCGGAATACGTTGCCTTGGCGGGTTTGGAAGGTACGCACCCGATTATCCGCTGCGGCGCGGGCGTGGTCACACGGCGCGTGGAAGAAGCCGCGCACGCCGCCAAGCTGGTGTTTGCGGTGGACCCGACTTCGGCAGATGCCAGTTGCGTGGGCGGCAATATCGCCATGAACGCAGGCGGTAAAAAAGCCGTGTTGTGGGGCACGGCGTTGGACAATCTGGCGTGGTGGAAAATGGTCAATCCGCAGGGCGAATGGCTGAAAATTGAACGGGTAAACCACAATTTCGGCAAAATCCACGACCAAGAAACCGCCATATTTGACGTACACACCCTGCGCGAAGACGGCGAAACCATTGCCAAAACAGAGCGTTTGGAAATCGCAGGCAGCCGTTTCCGCAAAGAAGGCTTGGGTAAAGACGTAACCGATAAATTTTTAAGCGGTTTGCCGGGGGTGCAGAAAGAAGGCACGGACGGCATCATCACCAGCGCAGCGTTTGTGCTGCACAAAATGCCCGCGCACACGCGCACCGTGTGCATGGAATTTTTCGGCACGGTTGCCAACGCCACGCCGTCTATTGTGGAAGTGCGCGATTTTATTTTGGGACATCCGTCCGTGCGCTTGGCGGGTTTGGAACATCTGGACTGGCGTTATGTCCGCGCCGTGGGTTATGCCACCAAAGCAGCAGGGCGCGGTCGTCCGAAAATGGTGTTGCTGGCAGACGTGGTGTCCGACAACGAAGCCGATGTTCAGGCAGCCGCCGAACAGATTGTCGAGCTGGCGCGGGCGCGTGACGGCGACGGCTTTATCGCCGTTTCGCCCGAAGCGCGGAAAACCTTTTGGCTGGACCGCAGCCGCACCGCCGCCATCGCCCGCCACACCAACGCCTTTAAAATCAATGAAGACGTGGTCATTCCCTTGGAAAACTTGGGCGGCTATTCAGACGGTATTGAACGCATCAATATTGAATTGTCCATTCAAAACAAGCTTAAACTGTGCGATGCCCTGATTCCCTACCTTTCAGGCAGCCTGCCCGTTGAACAGCTCGGCACGGATTTGCCCAAAAGCGAACTGCTGGGCGACCGCGCCAAACACGCTTTGGCACACGTCCAAACCGTGCGCGAACGCTGGCAGTGGCTGTTGGACAATATGGATTTGCCCTTGGCGGATTACCAAAACCGTTACGGCGCACAAGCCTTTGCCGACCCCGCTGCCAATCCTGCCGAAAGCTGCTTTACCGCCTTCCGCGATTTCCGCCTGCGCGTATCGGTCAAGGAAGACGTGATGAAACCTTTGGCGGAAATTTTCAGCGGCAGCGCCGATGCCAAAATTATGGCGGGTTTGGGCAAAATCCACGCCGCCGTGGTGCGCCAACGCGTGTTTGTTGCCCTGCACATGCACGCAGGCGACGGCAATGTCCACACCAATATCCCCGTTAATTCAGACGATTATGAAATGCTGCAAACCGCCCACCGCGCCGTTGCCCGCATTATGGATTTGGCGCGTAGCTTAAACGGCGTGATTTCGGGCGAACACGGCATCGGCATCACCAAGCTGGAATTTTTAAGCGATGAAGAAATGCAGCCGTTTTGGGATTACAAACAAAAGGTTGACCCGCACGGCAGCTTTAACCGCCACAAGCTGATGAAAGGCTCGGATTTGCGCCACGCCTACACCCCGTCTTTTGAACTGATGGGTTTTGAATCGCTGATTATGGAACAGTCCGCGCTCGGCGGCATTACCCACGCCGTCAAAGACTGCCTGCGCTGCGGCAAATGCAAACCCGTGTGTTCCACCCACGTCCCCCGCGCCAACCTGCTTTACAGCCCGCGCAATAAAATCCTCGGTGTCGGCTTGCTGGCAGAAGCATTTTTGTATGAAGAACAAACCCGTCGCGGCGTATCGCTGAAACATTTTGACGAATTGGGCAATATCGGCGACCACTGCACCGTGTGCCACCGTTGCGTGAAACCCTGTCCCGTCAAAATTGACTTTGGCGATGTAACCGTCGATATCCGCCACTTTTTAAAACAATCGGGCAAACAAAGTTTCAGCCCTGCCGCCGCCGCAGGCATGGCATTGCTCAATGCCAAAGACCCCCGCGCCGTCAAACTGTTGCGCCAAGCCGTTGCCAAAGGCGGTTTCAAATTGCAAAACTTCGCCTACGAATTGGGACAAAAATTCCCCCTTGGCACAGAAAAACAAAAAGAAGCCCCCAAAGCCACCACCCGCAAAACCCCCGTGCGCGAACAAATCGTCCACTTTATCAACCGCCCCCTGCCGCGCCATATTCCCATCAAAACCGCGCGCGCCCTGCTGGATATTGAAGACGCCAAAACCGTGCCGATTATCCGCAATCCCGCGCTGCCTGAAGATGCCGAAGCCGTGTTTTACTTCCCCGGTTGCGGTTCGGAACGGCTGTTCAGTCAAGTCGGATTGGCAACGCAAGCCATGCTCTACCATGCAGGCGTGCAAACCGTGTTGCCCCCCGGTTATTTGTGCTGCGGTTATCCGCAGAACGCAGGCGGCGACAAAGCCCGTGCCGAACAAATCGTTACCGACAACCGCGTCTTGTTTCACCGCATGGCAAACACCCTGAATTATCTGGATATTAAAACCGTGGTCGTCAGCTGCGGAACGTGTTACGACTCACTGGCGGAATACCGTTTTGAAGACATTTTCCCCGACTGCCGCATTGTGGATATTCACGAATTTTTGCTGGAAAAAGGCATCAAGCTGGACGGCGTACAAGGACGGCAATACCTGTACCACAACCCCTGCCATTCCCCCATCAAAACCATGGATGCGACCCAACTGGCAGGCGAGCTGATGGGCAAAAACGTGATTGCCAGCGACCGTTGCTGCGGCGAAAGCGGCATGTTTGCCGTTAAACGTCCCGATATTGCCAGCCAAGTCAAATTCCGCAAGCAGGAAGAAATCGCCAAAAACCTTGCCGCGCTGCCTGAAAACGAACGCGGCGATGTGAAAATGCTGACGTCTTGCCCCGCTTGTTTGCAGGGTTTGAGCCGCTATACCGACGACAACAACCTGCCTGCCGATTATATTGTGGTGGAAATGGCGAAATATATTTTGGGCGAAAACTGGCAGGACGAATTTGTCGCCCACACCCAAAACGGCGGGATTGAACGGGTGTTGTTATAG
- a CDS encoding valine--pyruvate transaminase: MKFNLSDFGQKFTRESAILQLMDDLGQALGRDGVNMLGGGNPARIPAVNAVFAEVLRDLAQADGAAAMVENIGNYSEPQGDRAFLQTVAAFLRRHYGWDVSADNIALTNGSQNAFFYLFNLFGGAFTDANGQTQHKSVLLPLAPEYVGYADTPVGGGGFIAVPPRIETATFQGQGGFFKYRVDFDALERLPQWADGSIGAVCCSRPTNPTGNVLTDAEMARLDALAQSRSVPLIIDNAYGMPFPNIIHTQAQLNWHENIILCFSLSKVGLPGVRCGIVVAHPQIVRALAALNAVVNLAPTRFGAAVAAPLLAEDRLKTLSEQHIRPFYRAQTETALRLLREAMPDVPLRVHVPEGAIFLWLWFEGLPQGTGELYRRLKAQGTLVLPGEPFFVGMDTADYPHARECIRISIAQDEAVLARGIAAIAAAVRALYRDGKAA, translated from the coding sequence ATGAAATTTAATCTTTCTGATTTCGGACAAAAATTTACCCGCGAAAGCGCGATTTTGCAGCTGATGGACGATTTGGGTCAGGCTTTGGGGCGGGACGGGGTAAATATGCTCGGTGGCGGCAATCCTGCGCGTATTCCTGCTGTGAACGCGGTGTTTGCCGAAGTGTTGCGCGATTTGGCGCAGGCAGACGGCGCGGCGGCAATGGTGGAAAACATCGGTAATTATTCCGAACCGCAGGGCGACCGCGCTTTTTTGCAAACGGTGGCGGCGTTTTTGCGGCGGCATTATGGTTGGGATGTGTCTGCCGACAATATCGCTTTAACTAACGGTTCGCAAAATGCCTTTTTTTATTTGTTTAACCTGTTTGGCGGGGCGTTTACTGATGCAAACGGACAAACGCAGCATAAATCGGTGTTGCTGCCGCTTGCGCCCGAATACGTGGGTTATGCCGATACGCCTGTGGGTGGGGGTGGATTTATTGCCGTGCCGCCGCGCATTGAAACGGCTACTTTTCAGGGGCAGGGCGGTTTTTTCAAATACCGTGTGGATTTTGATGCCTTGGAACGGCTGCCGCAGTGGGCAGACGGCAGCATTGGTGCAGTGTGCTGCTCGCGTCCAACCAACCCCACAGGCAATGTGCTGACCGATGCGGAAATGGCGCGTTTGGACGCATTGGCGCAAAGTCGCAGCGTACCGCTGATTATTGACAATGCTTACGGCATGCCGTTTCCGAATATTATTCACACGCAAGCACAATTAAATTGGCATGAAAACATTATTTTGTGTTTCAGCCTGTCTAAAGTGGGACTGCCGGGGGTGCGCTGCGGTATTGTGGTGGCACATCCGCAGATTGTCCGCGCTTTGGCGGCGTTGAATGCGGTGGTGAATCTTGCGCCTACCCGTTTTGGTGCGGCGGTGGCTGCGCCTTTGCTGGCAGAAGACCGCTTAAAAACCTTATCCGAACAGCATATCCGCCCGTTTTACCGCGCCCAAACCGAAACCGCTTTGCGCCTGTTGCGTGAAGCCATGCCCGATGTGCCTTTGCGCGTGCATGTGCCTGAAGGGGCGATTTTTCTGTGGCTGTGGTTTGAAGGACTGCCGCAAGGTACGGGCGAACTGTACCGCCGCTTAAAGGCGCAAGGCACGCTGGTGTTACCTGGTGAGCCGTTTTTTGTCGGCATGGATACGGCGGATTATCCCCATGCCCGCGAGTGCATCCGCATCAGCATTGCTCAAGATGAAGCAGTGTTGGCGCGGGGTATTGCGGCGATTGCGGCGGCAGTACGCGCTTTGTATCGGGATGGAAAAGCCGCATAA
- a CDS encoding SEL1-like repeat protein codes for MFVKPLMAAAAALYCSAALSAANPPISEAEIHQYRETLSAAGKALEAGNAAAAFPQVLAMAQKGFAEAQYIVATLYHDGEGTPVDSAQARHWYQAAAQNSNPAVAQLAKEALAQLP; via the coding sequence ATGTTTGTCAAACCCTTGATGGCGGCGGCTGCCGCTTTGTATTGCAGTGCTGCGCTGTCTGCCGCCAATCCCCCCATCAGCGAAGCTGAAATCCACCAATACCGCGAAACCCTGTCTGCCGCAGGCAAGGCATTGGAAGCGGGCAACGCTGCGGCTGCCTTTCCGCAAGTGCTGGCAATGGCACAAAAAGGCTTTGCCGAAGCACAATATATTGTTGCCACGCTGTATCACGACGGCGAAGGCACGCCCGTCGACAGCGCACAGGCGCGGCACTGGTATCAGGCTGCGGCGCAAAACAGCAATCCCGCCGTGGCACAGCTGGCAAAAGAAGCCTTGGCACAACTGCCCTAA